The genomic interval CTCGTCGGTGTGCCGCGGGAGATCAAGAACAACGAGTACCGGGTGGGCCTGACGGCCGCCGGGGTCCACGAGCTGGTGTCCGCCGGCCACGAGGTGCTCGTCGAGCGCGAGGCGGGGGTGGGCGCCGGCGTCGCCGACGCCGACTACGAACGCGCCGGAGCGCACCTCGTGCCGGACGCCAAGGAGGTGTGGGAGCGCGCCGAGATGGTGGTCAAGGTCAAGGAGCCCGTCGAGAGCGAGTACGCCCGCCTGCGCCGGGGTCAGATCCTGTTCACCTATCTGCACCTCGCGGCCGACCGGGCGCTCACCGACGCGCTGCTCGCCTCGGGCACGACGGCGATCGCGTACGAGACCGTGCAGCTGCCCGATCGGTCGCTGCCGCTGCTCGCACCCATGAGCGGGATCGCGGGGCGGCTCGCGACCCAGGTCGCGGCCTATCACCTGATGAAGCCGATCGGCGGCTCGGGGGTGCTCATGGGCGGCGTGCCGGGCACGCGCGAGGCCACCGTGCTCGTCGTGGGCGGTGGCGTCGTCGGCGAGCAGGCGGCGATCATGGCGCGGGGCCTGCACGCGGACGTGACCGTCATGGACGTGAACCTGGCACGGCTGAACCAGATCGCGACCGTGCACAACGGCGGCATCCTCACCCGCTACTCGACCGCGCTCGACATGGCCGAGCAGGTCGCGCGCGCC from Brachybacterium huguangmaarense carries:
- the ald gene encoding alanine dehydrogenase, with amino-acid sequence MLVGVPREIKNNEYRVGLTAAGVHELVSAGHEVLVEREAGVGAGVADADYERAGAHLVPDAKEVWERAEMVVKVKEPVESEYARLRRGQILFTYLHLAADRALTDALLASGTTAIAYETVQLPDRSLPLLAPMSGIAGRLATQVAAYHLMKPIGGSGVLMGGVPGTREATVLVVGGGVVGEQAAIMARGLHADVTVMDVNLARLNQIATVHNGGILTRYSTALDMAEQVARADVVIGSVLIPGARAPKLVTSEMVASMRPGSVLVDVAIDQGGCFEGSRPTTHAEPTFQVHDAIYYCVANMPGSVPVTATAALTHATLPYVLRLARLGWREALSADTSLASGLSTHDGMLTHAGVAEAHGLAATPVADVLGF